One segment of Coffea arabica cultivar ET-39 chromosome 7c, Coffea Arabica ET-39 HiFi, whole genome shotgun sequence DNA contains the following:
- the LOC113698185 gene encoding protein TORNADO 2-like, with the protein MAMTTIVALTFSIFMFLTLPNESANATYQKTQNGNWLAGFSPLLRLILVNDQEWNRAKTCLIDKGLCQGFRNHSASSPWDYLYYVQLGCCSPPKRCGFLQRNESFWEIPESGFASQNEECQMWANSSNRGGCYDCDSCKAGYLAKFQMDWQADKALFVAILLILIVSTSLAFWTFGCRDESEHAREQRKYRNVVNA; encoded by the exons ATGGCGATGACTACGATTGTGGCCCTCACTTTCagcatttttatgtttttgactTTGCCCAACGAGTCCGCAAATGCTACATATCAGAAGACGCAGAACGGAAATTGGCTAGCCGGATTCTCCCCACTCTTGCGCTTAATTTTAGTGAATGATCAGGAATGGAATAGGGCCAAGACGTGTTTGATCGACAAGGGATTATGTCAGGGGTTCAGAAATCATTCTGCCAGTTCGCCATGGGATTACTTGTACTACGTTCAG TTGGGCTGCTGTAGTCCGCCAAAACGTTGTGGTTTTCTGCAAAGAAATGAAAGCTTCTGGGAGATCCCAGAATCTGGGTTTGCTTCCCAGAACGAGGAATGCCAAATGTGGGCAAACAGCAGCAACAGGGGAGGGTGCTACGATTGTGACTCATGCAAAGCAGGTTACCTAGCCAAATTCCAGATGGACTGGCAGGCTGATAAGGCACTATTCGTGGCCATCCTTCTCATCCTCATAGTTAGTACCTCCCTCGCCTTCTGGACCTTCGGTTGCAGGGATGAAAGCGAGCATGCCCGTGAACAAAGGAAATACAGGAACGTGGTTAATGCTTGA
- the LOC113698186 gene encoding uncharacterized protein → MADDSTPAARSSKVSRKLPTKGMENVVATVTGYTGLERFNLIKLISLAGGNYVGRMSRSVTHLVCWKYDGTKYKLARQFETLVVNHQWIEDCIKEGRRLPEDPYTLQCGQQVGPLSITIPFSSDVVRHPRLQNDRNENLFPELEESRHRLKRKISEGSPKQENSSASTYRSTEPYSPSVQREEIEVLHSPQHPIFLSQKKGKSASLETSRRSRKRRLVKKNTRRETLDIISDSEEEISRQKDFHEQYCSGAVSNSSVQGEECRLSARVTCDSTGYQSGQKRTEALTNMQDIDDIHDNILDVNVASSYPVIDADANGNDIEQSTRLPTSTELSCVICWTEFSATRGVLPCGHRFCFSCIQSWADHAASSRKTSTCPLCKASFVIITKVDNAVSSDQKIYSQTVPHDDPRMGIYILDGGETPSIPSSSSGAPVCCHCSCREPEDLLERCDVCQIQRVHIFCLDPPAFPWICANCKDLQRLYLYRR, encoded by the exons ATGGCAGACGATTCGACGCCTGCTGCACGGTCATCCAAAG TTTCAAGGAAATTGCCAACCAAAGGCATGGAAAACGTTGTAGCTACGGTAACTGGCTACACCGGCTTGGAGCGATTCAACCTCATCAAACTGATTTCTTTGGCCGGCGGTAATTATGTCGGTAGAATGAGTAGATCAGTCACTCATCTC gTTTGTTGGAAATATGATGGAACAAAATACAAGCTCGCTAGACAGTTTGAGACTCTGGTAGTTAATCATCAGTGGATTGAGGATTGTATCAAGGAAGGAAGACGTCTTCCAGAGGATCCATATACTCTGCAGTG TGGGCAACAAGTGGGGCCATTATCAATAACTATTCCTTTTAGTTCTGATGTGGTGAGACATCCCCGTCTGCAGAATGACCGAAACGAG AATTTGTTTCCTGAGCTGGAGGAAAGCAGGCATAGATTGAAGAGAAAAATTAGCGAAGGAAGTCCAAAGCAGGAAAACTCTTCTGCTAGTACGTACCGTAGCACTGAACCTTATTCACCCAGCGTTCAAAGGGAAGAG ATTGAGGTATTACATTCCCCTCAGCATCCAATCTTTTTGAGTCAGAAGAAGGGAAAATCTGCTTCACTTGAAACATCTCGCAGAAGTCGTAAGCGCAGGCTAGTGAAGAAAAATACGAGAAGAGAGACTTTGGACATAATTTCAGATTCCGAGGAAGAAATCTCGAGACAAAAAGATTTTCATGAGCAGTATTGCAGTGGAGCTGTTTCTAATAGTTCTGTTCAGGGGGAAGAATGCAGATTGAGTGCTAGGGTCACATGTGACTCTACCGGTTATCAATCTGGGCAAAAGAGAACTGAAGCTCTGACTAACATGCAGGACATTGACGATATTCATGATAACATTTTAGATGTAAATGTTGCCTCATCTTATCCTGTTATAGATGCTGATGCAAATGGTAATGACATTGAACAATCTACCAGATTGCCCACATCAACAGAGTTGTCTTGTGTCATTTGTTGGACAGAGTTCAGTGCAACTAGAGGAGTTCTGCCATGCGGCCACAGATTTTGTTTCTCTTGCATCCAGAGCTGGGCAGATCATGCG GCTTCAAGCAGGAAGACTTCAACATGTCCTCTGTGCAAGGCTAGTTTTGTCATCATAACAAAGGTGGATAATGCCGTCTCTTCAGATCAAAAGATATATTCACAAACTGTTCCTCATGATGATCCAAGGATGGGCATATATATTCTTGATGGTGGGGAAACACCGAGTATTCCTTCTAGT TCATCAGGAGCACCGGTGTGTTGCCACTGCTCTTGTCGAGAACCAGAGGATCTTCTAGAAAGATGTGATGTTTGCCAGATTCAGCGCGTTCATATCTTCTGCCTGGATCCTCCAGCTTTTCCGTGGATTTGTGCTAATTGCAAGGATCTCCAGAGGCTGTACCTGTACCGCCGCTAA
- the LOC113698380 gene encoding proline dehydrogenase 2, mitochondrial-like: MATRGVACPKLLQNLPYFLLWRFSSAPSPIAAAVSPLNLVERADSEANFSINPTVTPTQSSRDSIVDFQDVKGLFSTVSTPRLLKSLITLEMAAVDPMVDMGLWVMNSRLMETPILKQVISEAVKHTFYDHFCAGKNLEEAGRTITRLWDPAGLQGMLDYGLENAVDYESCDQNTMEFIKTVEYSSSLPPSSVSFVVVKISAICPPSLLRRVSDLLRWEYRDSAFHLPWKLNCFPIFSDSSPFYHTPKKPEPLSPEEERNLLLTHERLFKICEKGMEANVPLLIDAEDTALQPAIDYLTYSSAALYHRDDEPLLFGTIQAYLKDAKDRLVKAKKAADKAGVPVGFKLVRGAYMSSERGIAASLGAESPIQNNIQETHASYNSCAEFLLEEVASGSGAVVLATHNVESGKFAAVKATELGIGKDNRKLQFAQLYAMAETLSFGLKNAGFRVSKYLPFGPVEQIMPYLLRRAEENRGLLSTSNMDRLLMRKELNRRLKSFFTEEQGY; this comes from the exons ATGGCCACTCGTGGTGTCGCGTGCCCCAAGCTTCTCCAAAACCTCCCATATTTTCTCCTCTGGCGTTTTAGCTCTGCTCCATCCCCGATCGCTGCTGCCGTTTCTCCTTTAAATCTAGTGGAAAGAGCCGACAGTGAGGCCAACTTCTCCATCAATCCCACCGTCACCCCAACTCAATCTTCTAGAGACAGCATCGTTGACTTTCAAGACGTCAAGGGATTATTCTCAACGGTTTCCACCCCAAGGCTGTTGAAATCGTTGATCACCCTGGAAATGGCTGCAGTTGACCCCATGGTGGATATGGGCCTGTGGGTCATGAATTCCAGGCTTATGGAAACGCCTATCTTGAAGCAGGTTATATCGGAAGCTGTAAAACATACTTTTTATGATCATTTCTGTGCCGGTAAAAATTTGGAGGAGGCAGGTAGGACCATCACCAGGCTATGGGATCCTGCCGGATTGCAAGGGATGTTGGATTACGGTCTGGAAAATGCTGTGGACTATGAATCCTGCGATCAGAATACGATGGAGTTTATCAAGACAGTTGAATACTCAAGCTCTCTGCCACCGTCCTCT GTTAGCTTTGTTGTAGTGAAGATTAGTGCAATTTGTCCCCCTAGTTTGCTTAGAAGAGTAAGCGATTTGCTGAGATGGGAATACAGGGATAGTGCTTTCCATCTCCCCTGGAAGCTTaattgttttccaattttctcaGATTCAAGCCCCTTTTATCATACCCCAAAAAAGCCAGAGCCTTTGTCCCCAGAGGAAGAGCGAAATCTCCTCTTGACTCATGAAAGATTATTCAAGATTTGTGAAAAGGGTATGGAAGCCAACGTTCCACTACTAATTGATGCAGAGGACACTGCCCTGCAACCAGCAATTGATTACTTGACGTACTCCTCGGCTGCCCTGTATCATAGAGATGATGAACCTCTACTTTTCGGAACAATTCAAGCTTACCTAAAAGATGCAAAAGATAGGTTGGTAAAGGCAAAGAAAGCAGCAGATAAAGCTGGAGTGCCGGTGGGGTTTAAGTTGGTGAGGGGTGCTTATATGTCGAGCGAACGAGGAATAGCAGCTTCTCTGGGAGCGGAGTCTCCTATTCAAAACAATATCCAAGAAACGCATGCAAGCTATAATAGCTGCGCAGAGTTTCTGCTTGAAGAGGTTGCTAGTGGATCCGGCGCCGTAGTTCTTGCAACACACAATGTTGAATCAG GGAAATTTGCAGCGGTTAAGGCAACAGAGTTGGGAATCGGAAAGGATAACCGGAAGCTCCAATTCGCTCAACTTTATGCAATGGCAGAGACGCTATcttttggattgaaaaatgcaGGATTTCGAGTCAGCAAGTACTTGCCATTTGGACCTGTAGAGCAGATTATGCCCTACCTCCTTAGAAGAGCTGAAGAAAACAGAGGTCTCTTATCTACCTCGAATATGGACCGACTTTTGATGAG GAAAGAGCTGAACCGGAGACTGAAGTCCTTCTTCACTGAGGAACAAGGTTACTAA